A window of Parambassis ranga chromosome 10, fParRan2.1, whole genome shotgun sequence contains these coding sequences:
- the LOC114442883 gene encoding HRAS-like suppressor 3 isoform X2 — protein sequence MDHEEKPNPGDLIEFKRGIYQHWAVYVGDGFVVHLVPPCAGAGSGSMMAVVVDRAMVKKEKLTDVVGNDKYTVKNSLDQECNPRPAQVIVKEACGLVGNELPYSITGQNCEHFVNELRYKAESWQVRKATIVVILTAGGALLLGLATALFRALFGGSKKENKNTE from the exons ATGGATCATGAAGAAAAG CCAAACCCTGGAGACTTGATTGAGTTCAAACGTGGTATCTATCAGCACTGGGCCGTGTATGTTGGTGATGGCTTCGTTGTACATTTGGTGCCTCCCT GTGCTGGTGCAGGCTCCGGCAGCATGATGGCTGTCGTTGTTGACAGAGCCATGGTGAAGAAAGAGAAACTGACAGATGTGGTGGGAAATGACAAGTATACAGTCAAGAACAGCCTGGATCAAGAATGCAACCCACGTCCTGCTCAGGTCATTGTGAAGGAGGCCTGTGGGTTAGTGGGCAACGAGCTGCCGTACAGCATCACAGGGCAGAACTGTGAACACTTTGTCAATGAGCTGCGCTATAAGGCTGAATCCTGGCAG GTGCGTAAGGCGACCATAGTTGTAATCCTGACTGCTGGGGGTGCATTACTGTTGGGTCTGGCGACAGCTCTGTTCAGAGCTCTGTTTGGGGgcagcaaaaaagaaaacaagaacacagaGTGA
- the LOC114442883 gene encoding HRAS-like suppressor 3 isoform X1: MDHEEKYVEPNPGDLIEFKRGIYQHWAVYVGDGFVVHLVPPCAGAGSGSMMAVVVDRAMVKKEKLTDVVGNDKYTVKNSLDQECNPRPAQVIVKEACGLVGNELPYSITGQNCEHFVNELRYKAESWQVRKATIVVILTAGGALLLGLATALFRALFGGSKKENKNTE; encoded by the exons ATGGATCATGAAGAAAAG TATGTGGAACCAAACCCTGGAGACTTGATTGAGTTCAAACGTGGTATCTATCAGCACTGGGCCGTGTATGTTGGTGATGGCTTCGTTGTACATTTGGTGCCTCCCT GTGCTGGTGCAGGCTCCGGCAGCATGATGGCTGTCGTTGTTGACAGAGCCATGGTGAAGAAAGAGAAACTGACAGATGTGGTGGGAAATGACAAGTATACAGTCAAGAACAGCCTGGATCAAGAATGCAACCCACGTCCTGCTCAGGTCATTGTGAAGGAGGCCTGTGGGTTAGTGGGCAACGAGCTGCCGTACAGCATCACAGGGCAGAACTGTGAACACTTTGTCAATGAGCTGCGCTATAAGGCTGAATCCTGGCAG GTGCGTAAGGCGACCATAGTTGTAATCCTGACTGCTGGGGGTGCATTACTGTTGGGTCTGGCGACAGCTCTGTTCAGAGCTCTGTTTGGGGgcagcaaaaaagaaaacaagaacacagaGTGA
- the LOC114442887 gene encoding HRAS-like suppressor 3 produces the protein MDHEEKSVKLKPGDLIEIDRGIYQHWAVYVGDGFVVHLASTSEGPGAGSMSVFTDRAMVKKEKLTDVLGNDKCRINNSKDENYHPHPAQVIVKEACGWVGTVLPYSITRQNCEHFVNVLRYGKAESRSGSTP, from the exons ATGGATCATGAAGAAAAG TCTGTAAAGCTAAAGCCTGGAGACTTGATTGAGATCGATCGTGGTATCTATCAGCACTGGGCCGTGTATGTTGGTGATGGCTTCGTTGTACATTTGGCATCTACCT CTGAAGGTCCTGGTGCAGGCTCGAtgtctgtctttactgacaGAGCCATGGTGAAGAAAGAGAAACTGACAGATGTGTTGGGAAATGACAAGTGTAGAATCAACAACAGCAAGGATGAAAACTACCACCCACATCCTGCTCAGGTCATCGTGAAGGAGGCCTGTGGGTGGGTGGGCACAGTGTTGCCGTACAGCATCACAAGGCAGAACTGTGAACACTTTGTCAATGTGCTGCGCTACGGAAAGGCCGAGTCcagatctgggtccacgccctga